Proteins co-encoded in one Christiangramia fulva genomic window:
- a CDS encoding mechanosensitive ion channel family protein yields MQVREGLKDGIVFFEKLFKRHGMNEVLAEYMNMLINLVILTLVVIGVNYLIKRFIIGTFKTFTNKTKTTFDDFLIKSNFPRYVGRIVPLYIVYYFFPLIFSEFPRTLEIFYKLFNIYVVILVVWIFRSIIRTTRNYLKTRPSFNDKPLESFSQVIMIFIWLIGIMFIFSELTGKSVIGFAISLGAASAVILLIFKDTILGFVASIQVSVNDIVRIGDWITFEKYGADGTVTEINLATVRVQNWDNTFTTIPTYSLISDSFQNWRGMLESPGRRIKRSIYIKQNSVKFLTPEDLKKLKNISLISPYLENRQAEINKYNESHNIDKSLLINGRNQTNLGVFRKYADSYLHEHSAVHKEMYIIVRHQAPTAQGIPLEILCFSKDKRWENFEYISADIFDHLIAAIPYFGLQLFENPSGDDVRAVLESIK; encoded by the coding sequence ATGCAAGTTCGCGAAGGACTAAAAGACGGGATCGTTTTTTTTGAAAAGCTCTTTAAGAGACACGGCATGAACGAAGTTCTTGCTGAGTACATGAATATGCTTATAAACCTGGTGATCCTTACCCTGGTGGTGATTGGGGTGAATTATCTTATCAAAAGGTTTATCATAGGGACTTTCAAAACTTTTACCAATAAAACCAAAACCACATTTGATGATTTTCTTATCAAAAGTAATTTCCCGCGATATGTAGGGCGTATTGTGCCGCTTTATATTGTCTATTACTTTTTTCCCCTCATTTTTTCTGAATTTCCCCGCACACTGGAGATATTTTACAAATTGTTCAATATCTATGTGGTAATTCTTGTGGTTTGGATTTTCCGGAGTATTATCAGGACCACCAGAAATTACCTTAAAACAAGGCCGTCCTTTAATGATAAACCCCTGGAAAGTTTCAGCCAGGTGATCATGATCTTTATCTGGCTCATTGGCATCATGTTCATTTTTTCAGAGCTTACCGGGAAATCGGTGATTGGTTTTGCCATTTCTTTAGGTGCTGCCTCTGCAGTGATTCTCCTAATTTTTAAAGATACCATACTTGGTTTTGTCGCTTCCATACAGGTTTCAGTAAACGATATTGTTCGAATTGGCGACTGGATCACTTTTGAAAAATACGGTGCTGACGGGACAGTAACCGAAATTAATCTCGCCACGGTAAGGGTTCAGAACTGGGATAATACCTTCACCACTATTCCTACTTACAGCCTTATTTCCGACTCGTTTCAAAACTGGCGCGGAATGCTTGAATCTCCGGGCAGGAGGATAAAAAGATCTATTTATATTAAGCAGAATTCGGTAAAATTTCTTACCCCTGAAGATTTAAAAAAGCTGAAAAACATTAGCTTAATATCGCCCTATCTTGAAAACAGGCAGGCAGAAATAAATAAATATAACGAGTCACACAACATTGATAAAAGTCTCCTTATTAATGGTCGAAATCAAACAAATCTTGGTGTTTTTAGAAAGTATGCCGATTCTTATTTGCATGAACATTCTGCTGTTCACAAAGAGATGTATATCATCGTAAGACACCAGGCTCCAACTGCTCAGGGTATCCCCCTTGAGATTTTATGCTTCAGTAAAGACAAAAGGTGGGAAAATTTTGAATATATTTCAGCTGATATTTTTGATCATTTAATAGCTGCCATTCCTTATTTTGGGCTTCAGCTTTTCGAAAACCCTTCAGGAGATGATGTGAGAGCAGTGCTAGAAAGTATAAAATAA
- a CDS encoding DUF3817 domain-containing protein codes for MSLEKQLTLFKWISILEGISFLLLLGIAMPLKYILDMPQMVQQVGMIHGVLFIGYVLGGFLLKQPMNWNRRQVLTVLGCSLIPFGPFYVERKYL; via the coding sequence ATGTCTTTGGAAAAGCAGCTCACTTTATTTAAATGGATTAGTATTTTGGAAGGAATTTCTTTTCTTTTACTACTCGGTATTGCGATGCCGCTTAAGTATATCCTAGACATGCCTCAAATGGTGCAGCAGGTGGGAATGATCCATGGTGTCTTGTTCATCGGATATGTTCTTGGAGGCTTTCTTCTCAAACAACCCATGAACTGGAACCGCAGGCAGGTCTTGACCGTTTTGGGATGTTCGCTCATTCCCTTCGGACCGTTTTATGTTGAAAGAAAATATCTTTAA
- a CDS encoding YqaE/Pmp3 family membrane protein, producing the protein MSLLTIILNILLPPLAVFLKHGLGMTFLISLLLTALGWIPGVIHAFLVNGNR; encoded by the coding sequence ATGTCTTTATTAACTATTATCTTAAATATTTTACTTCCGCCACTCGCGGTATTTCTAAAACATGGCCTTGGAATGACTTTTCTTATTAGCCTGCTGTTAACAGCTTTAGGATGGATTCCCGGTGTGATCCATGCATTTCTTGTAAACGGAAACAGATAG
- the galE gene encoding UDP-glucose 4-epimerase GalE: protein MYKNKVLVTGGLGFIGSHTVVALQQEGIEVVIIDNLSNSSIDVLGGIAQITGKTPEFENIDLREKEAVRKFFEKYPDIQDVIHFAASKAVGESVEKPLLYYENNISSLVYLLKELQKRKDSRIIFSSSCTVYGQADELPITEDAPVKKAESPYGNTKQIGEEIISDTCRINKQFKASSLRYFNPIGAHPSAQIGELPIGTPQNLVPFITQTAIGKRKELSVFGDDYPTPDGTAIRDYIHVMDLAEAHVKALKRLIDHKEKDNYEVFNLGTGKGNSVLEVIQTFEKATGVKLPYKITDRREGDITAAYADTTKANKELGWKASRSLEDALKSAWKWQKEVQKREEND, encoded by the coding sequence ATGTATAAAAATAAGGTTCTTGTCACCGGCGGCCTGGGTTTTATAGGCTCCCACACCGTGGTGGCACTTCAACAGGAAGGAATTGAGGTTGTTATAATTGATAATTTGTCTAATTCATCTATTGATGTATTAGGCGGAATCGCGCAGATTACCGGTAAAACCCCTGAATTTGAAAATATTGATCTTCGGGAAAAAGAAGCGGTAAGAAAGTTTTTTGAAAAATATCCTGATATCCAGGATGTAATCCATTTCGCGGCATCGAAAGCGGTGGGTGAAAGTGTTGAGAAACCTTTACTTTATTACGAGAACAATATTTCATCCCTTGTTTATTTGCTGAAAGAGCTTCAGAAGAGGAAGGATTCCCGGATCATTTTCAGTTCCTCCTGTACCGTGTACGGGCAGGCCGATGAATTGCCCATCACCGAAGACGCCCCGGTAAAAAAAGCTGAATCACCTTATGGAAACACCAAGCAGATAGGTGAGGAGATCATTTCGGATACCTGCAGGATCAATAAACAATTCAAAGCTTCTTCCCTGAGATATTTTAATCCCATAGGCGCACATCCTTCGGCTCAAATTGGGGAACTTCCAATTGGAACTCCACAGAATTTAGTTCCTTTTATTACTCAAACCGCGATTGGAAAGAGAAAGGAACTTTCAGTTTTTGGCGATGATTATCCTACACCTGATGGAACGGCTATTCGGGATTATATTCATGTAATGGATCTTGCCGAAGCCCACGTTAAGGCACTGAAGAGACTTATAGATCATAAAGAAAAAGATAATTACGAGGTTTTTAACCTGGGAACCGGAAAAGGGAATAGCGTACTGGAAGTTATTCAAACCTTTGAAAAAGCTACAGGTGTAAAACTTCCCTACAAAATCACCGACAGGAGGGAAGGAGACATTACTGCTGCTTATGCCGATACCACAAAGGCCAATAAAGAATTGGGCTGGAAAGCCTCGCGCTCTTTGGAAGATGCTTTAAAAAGTGCCTGGAAATGGCAAAAAGAAGTACAAAAAAGGGAAGAAAACGATTAA
- a CDS encoding YqaA family protein — MKKKAKSGKKSHIRLLHQYYKYTGFYSFIFKSLKKAAIPLLLFLAVIFIVDHFVLNIEDMLKVITTKFAPGQVLGIFFTSESLLGIVPPELFIAWAGKSSAPFVYLTLLAAASYAGGIVSYFIGIGITHQKKVHDLLENKLAKHIKNTRKWGGFLIIVGALLPIPFSMTSIASGIIRFSFSSYLIFALLRFARFYLYSLVIFKMI; from the coding sequence ATGAAAAAGAAAGCGAAGTCCGGCAAGAAATCGCATATACGGCTATTACATCAATATTATAAATATACCGGCTTTTACAGCTTTATATTTAAGAGCCTGAAAAAGGCGGCAATTCCCCTGCTGCTTTTTTTGGCGGTAATCTTTATTGTTGATCATTTTGTGCTCAATATTGAAGATATGCTGAAGGTGATCACCACTAAGTTTGCTCCCGGGCAGGTATTGGGAATCTTTTTCACTTCAGAATCTTTATTGGGAATTGTTCCTCCCGAACTTTTTATCGCCTGGGCGGGAAAATCTTCTGCTCCCTTTGTCTATCTAACGCTGCTCGCCGCTGCTTCTTATGCCGGCGGGATCGTTTCCTATTTTATAGGAATTGGAATTACCCATCAGAAAAAAGTTCACGATCTTTTAGAAAACAAGCTGGCAAAACATATTAAAAATACTCGAAAATGGGGTGGTTTCTTAATTATTGTTGGGGCTTTACTTCCTATTCCATTTTCAATGACAAGCATTGCATCGGGGATTATTCGTTTTTCCTTTTCGAGCTATCTCATCTTTGCCCTCTTAAGGTTTGCTCGTTTTTACCTCTATTCCCTGGTAATTTTTAAAATGATTTAA
- a CDS encoding endonuclease/exonuclease/phosphatase family protein — protein MKLKSFLQAFGIFAVLLTLIPLFAADFWWIRVFDYPHIQLTILTLTALASYFIRFEMRSWRDYTFVLVLLACFIFQFTKIYPYTPLSSLEAGKPGKNADIKDSFVILTSNVLQKNKKADLVINEIKKINPDLAVFTETNTRWQKDLQEGIGQMYPYKISAPLDNTYGMILYSKLKLENPHTSYIVDDSIPSMHAVVQLASGKKFQLHAIHPTPPMPQENPSSTDRDAELMKVALETLDAKMPVVVIGDFNDVAWSQSSHLFKKLGGLLDVRVGRNFYTTFDVNSIIMRWPLDQIFVTEEFRVADISKGSDVGSDHFPFYAKLYLQPELAKEQIPKKATKEEIKTARKEIRKEIRHDGHQ, from the coding sequence ATGAAATTAAAATCCTTTCTACAGGCTTTTGGCATTTTTGCAGTACTTTTAACACTTATTCCTCTGTTTGCTGCAGATTTCTGGTGGATAAGAGTATTCGATTATCCACATATTCAGCTAACTATTCTTACCCTTACTGCCCTGGCTTCTTATTTTATAAGGTTTGAAATGAGGTCATGGAGAGATTACACATTTGTTTTGGTATTATTGGCGTGTTTTATTTTCCAGTTCACTAAAATCTATCCCTATACGCCTTTATCTTCATTAGAGGCGGGAAAACCGGGTAAAAACGCGGATATTAAGGATAGCTTTGTCATACTTACTTCTAATGTGCTCCAAAAAAACAAGAAAGCCGATCTTGTCATTAACGAGATAAAAAAAATAAATCCTGATCTGGCAGTATTCACCGAAACGAATACACGTTGGCAAAAAGATCTGCAAGAAGGAATTGGGCAAATGTATCCCTATAAAATTTCTGCTCCGCTGGATAATACCTACGGAATGATCCTTTATTCAAAATTAAAACTTGAAAATCCCCATACCAGCTATATTGTAGACGATAGTATTCCTTCCATGCATGCTGTTGTACAGCTGGCATCTGGTAAAAAATTTCAATTGCACGCGATACATCCCACTCCCCCGATGCCGCAGGAAAATCCTTCATCTACAGATCGTGATGCCGAACTAATGAAAGTAGCGCTTGAAACCCTGGATGCGAAAATGCCTGTTGTGGTAATTGGTGATTTTAATGATGTTGCGTGGTCACAAAGCTCTCACTTGTTTAAAAAACTCGGAGGTTTACTGGATGTAAGGGTGGGCAGGAATTTCTATACTACTTTTGATGTCAACAGTATAATAATGAGATGGCCTCTCGACCAGATCTTTGTTACCGAAGAATTTAGAGTTGCCGATATTTCCAAAGGATCAGATGTAGGTTCTGATCATTTTCCTTTTTACGCTAAGCTTTATCTTCAGCCTGAACTTGCCAAAGAGCAAATTCCTAAAAAGGCGACCAAAGAAGAAATCAAGACCGCGCGCAAGGAAATAAGGAAAGAAATTCGGCATGACGGACACCAATAA
- a CDS encoding DUF1206 domain-containing protein, protein MDSKIQKMARVGYIAKGGVYAITGILAFMAAFNMGGGQTSGKTGVVNFLQKQPFGNALLILLALGLLCYAGWRFFQSIKDPEHIGDSEHGKIKRVGLFISGLIYLSLAGYAVLQLINAGSSGGGNNNLSFLSGSLGVVVFAVIGIALIGLSIHKFQKAYSKNFLRKFNYKSITEEKRRKLVKNTGYLGIIARGVVFAIMAYIFIRGAYHSNTNDIKNISDAFDFLQKSSYGPWLLGLVALGLICYGIYMFAMAKYRQFND, encoded by the coding sequence ATGGATTCTAAGATTCAAAAGATGGCTCGCGTGGGCTATATCGCAAAAGGAGGCGTATACGCAATTACCGGAATACTCGCCTTTATGGCAGCTTTTAACATGGGCGGCGGCCAAACCAGTGGTAAAACAGGAGTTGTGAATTTTCTTCAGAAACAGCCTTTTGGAAATGCACTTTTAATACTGCTGGCACTTGGCCTTCTTTGCTATGCTGGGTGGAGATTCTTTCAGTCTATTAAAGATCCTGAACATATTGGCGATTCAGAACACGGAAAGATAAAACGAGTGGGGCTTTTTATAAGCGGACTGATTTATCTTTCTTTGGCAGGCTATGCAGTTTTGCAACTCATCAATGCCGGTAGTTCGGGAGGAGGAAACAATAACCTCAGTTTCCTTTCGGGAAGCTTGGGGGTGGTAGTATTTGCAGTTATTGGTATTGCCTTGATTGGGCTCAGTATACATAAATTTCAAAAAGCCTATTCGAAAAACTTTCTGAGAAAATTTAACTATAAATCCATCACTGAAGAAAAGCGAAGAAAGCTTGTAAAAAATACCGGTTATCTTGGGATTATTGCACGTGGAGTTGTATTTGCAATTATGGCTTATATCTTCATTCGCGGGGCTTATCATTCCAATACCAACGATATTAAAAACATTTCTGATGCTTTCGATTTTCTACAGAAATCCTCTTATGGACCCTGGTTGTTAGGACTGGTAGCACTGGGCCTGATCTGCTACGGAATTTATATGTTCGCTATGGCGAAATATCGACAATTCAATGATTAA
- a CDS encoding SDR family oxidoreductase encodes MSNKEKTALVTGGSKGIGYGVAKSLLQMGYKVGITSRSQSAADKAAEKLSDHGEILGLEADVRDFESQRAAVEKLLDRWGRLDVLIANAGIGHFGSIEELTTEQWKETIDTNLTGVFYSIKSCVEALKKSKGYIITISSLAGTNFFAGGAAYNASKFGLTGFTQAVMLDLRQDGVKVSTIMPGSVSTYFNDHEPSDEDSWKIQIEDIGELVTDLLKMNPRTLPSKIEVRPSQPPKK; translated from the coding sequence ATGAGCAATAAAGAAAAAACCGCTCTGGTTACAGGCGGAAGTAAAGGAATTGGATATGGAGTTGCAAAAAGCCTGCTCCAAATGGGATATAAAGTTGGAATTACCAGCCGTTCTCAATCTGCAGCCGATAAAGCCGCCGAGAAATTATCAGATCATGGGGAAATCCTTGGTTTAGAAGCCGATGTTCGCGATTTCGAAAGTCAACGTGCGGCCGTGGAAAAACTCCTGGATCGCTGGGGCCGTTTGGATGTTCTTATAGCCAATGCCGGAATTGGGCATTTTGGTTCTATAGAAGAACTTACCACTGAACAGTGGAAGGAAACCATCGACACCAATCTTACCGGGGTTTTCTACAGTATCAAGTCTTGTGTGGAGGCCTTAAAGAAATCTAAAGGCTATATTATTACCATTTCCAGTCTTGCGGGAACCAACTTTTTTGCGGGTGGAGCCGCATACAATGCCAGCAAATTTGGCCTTACGGGATTCACACAGGCCGTGATGCTCGATCTTAGACAGGATGGAGTGAAAGTGAGCACCATCATGCCAGGTTCTGTGTCGACCTATTTCAACGATCATGAACCTTCAGATGAAGACAGCTGGAAAATCCAGATCGAAGATATTGGGGAACTTGTGACAGATTTGTTGAAAATGAATCCCAGAACTTTGCCAAGTAAAATTGAAGTGCGACCTTCACAACCTCCCAAAAAATAA